GCTCAGAGCGCCCTGATTTCGGACAAGAGGCAGGAACTTGCACAGAAGCAGGAGAGCAGCAATCAGGTTAACGAATCGCTGGGCCAGTTGAAATACGAGGTATCCCGTCTGAACGACAACGAGTATATCGGCCAACTTGCGCGCAAGTGGTTTAATATGTATCCCAAAGGCGAAGTTCCTATCCGGACAGAGCAATCGGAGCAATAAGCCGGCAAAAAAGGGGCCTTTCACTCTGTTGCCTTGCTTTGCTCTTTACTGTATAATCAAATCACCGCAGACTGGATCTTGATATCTTTGTCTGTATATTTTTAAGGGAGGATCATTTTATTCTATGGCAATTGAAGTGGGCACCAAGTTAGAGGGCAAGGTGACAGGCATCACGCATTTCGGAGCGTTTGTGGATCTGTCAGGAGGTGTCACAGGTCTCGTTCACATCTCGGAAATCGCCGATAATTACGTCAAGGATGTCAACGATCATCTGAAGATCAATGATGTGGTAACGGTTAAGGTGATCAATGTCGACAAGGACGGCAAGATCGGACTTTCCATCAAGCAGGCTGTTGACAAGCCGGCATCGGAAGTTCATCCGCCAAGAGCGCCAAGAGCACCAAGACCTGATCGTCCAAGCGGTGGAGACCGTTTCGGCGGCGGAGGCGGGGGCGGAGGCTACAATCGTGAACGGGGAGGGCGTCCATTCAAGCCTGCTGCCGGTAAACCTTCATTTGAGGATAAAATGTCACGCTTCCTTAAAGACAGTGAAGAACGTATGTCTTCCCTCAAGAAGAACACGGAAGGCAAGCGCGGCGGCCGTGGAGCCAAACGCGTATAACGTCATACTACAATTCAAACAACCGCAGGGCCCAGGCCTTTTGCGGTTTTTTTCTGTGTCTGCCCGGTCAGAAGCCGGCCCTTTCCCCGCCTCTGCTTCTTCCCAATTGAGGTTTTTCCCGTTTTTTTTGAAAGCGTTATCTATTTATCCCGATATGCCTATTATTTTGTCGGTCGTCTAGAAATTTGCGACAGCATCCTTGAGATTTCCGCTAAAGCTTGGAGCATTTGCTGACGAATCGAAGTTTCCTAATTATGTAAAAATTTGGGGGCGTGACGGGCGTACGGACTGTCCCGCAAGGGAAAAAGCGGTTTTCCGGCCGCTCGGGACACCGCCTGATTTTGTCGGAAATTTCTTGTGGACGACCGTCTTGTTCTGACAAACTTTCCTAGTTGGCCGCGCTTATAATGAGTACCACAAGAAGAGACGGCTTAGCTTTCTTCCGAAGCAGCGGCACTTATGTATCGGGTGAAAGCATGCGGTTCTCGTAAAAGGATAAGACTGACGATAAGAATGCGCAGCTTACCGGGTCTTATACTTTAAATTCAAACGGGTGGTGTTTAAACAATATGGGCAAAAGCAATGTGGTGAATTTCCAGGAGTGGACAAGAGTGGAAGGCGGCACTGAGGAAGAGAAGGCGGCATGGGGAGAACGGTTCAGAGCATGGGGCAAGCGTCAGCGCATTCTTCGTATGCTGGATACGAGAAAATGGATGCTGCTGCTCAGCTTCATGGGATTTCTGCTTGGAAGAGCCATGATCCTGGACGAGCTGTCGCCGTTTGCCGCCGCTTTTTTCGCCATCATTGTTTTTATGCGCAAAGATTGCACTCTTCCGGCCGGAGCCGCGATTCTTGCAGGCAGCTTGTTTACTCCGTTTCCAGGCATATTGATCATTTCAGCCGAGCTTATCGTCTTCTTTCTCCTCTATAAGGGGATGGAGGCCTACCAGCGAATCGACCTGGCCTATGCGCCGGTGATGGTGTTTGTCTCTTCCTTTATGGTCGGGCTATTCCAGACGATTATCGGCCCATCGCTCTCCTGGTATCCGCTGATGATGACGACGCTGAACGCTCTGCTCGCTTTTGTACTGACCCTTGTCTTTCTGCAAGCGCTACCCGTACTTACTTATAGACAAAAAAGCCGCGTGCTGCGAAATGAGGAAATATTATGCCTGATTATTATGCTGGCCTCCATTATGACCGGCCTGGTGGGCTGGAAAATCAGCGGATTATCGCTGGAGCATATTCTGTCGCGCTATCTGATTCTGCTGTTCGCCATGGCGGGAGGGGCTCCGCTCGGAGCGGCGGTCGGCGTCGTGACGGGCCTGATCCTCAGCCTGGCCGATATCGGGGCGATCTATCAGATGAGCCTGCTCGCGTTCTCCGGCATGCTGGCGGGCATGCTGCAGGGCGGCCGTAAGGGCGCGGTCGCCTTGGGGATGCTGCTTGGCTCCAGCATTTTGTCCGTCTATTTCAGCGGACCGGGCGATATGATGAACTCCACCTGGGAGACCTGTGCGGCGATACTGCTGTTCCTTGCGACCCCCCGAGGCATCATTGCGGCTATTGCCAAATATGTGCCCGGCACGAGCGATCACAGCCGCTCTCAACATGAATATGCGCGGCGGGTGCGCGATATTACCGCGGATCGGGTTACTCAGTTCTCCCAGGTGTTCCGGCAGCTCTCCACCAGCTTCGGGCAGATTCCATCCGCCGGCGAAGCGGGCAAATCGAGCCGGGAGATGGAGCACTTTATGAATGCGGTCACGGAGGAAACCTGCTCGAACTGCATCCGCCGCTCCCACTGCTGGGATTCGAAGTTCTATCAGACTTATAAATATATGACGGATATGATGACCGCCGTCGAAGAGAATCCGGACATTTCGGCGGCTAGGCTGCCCGCGGAATGGGCGCGGATCTGCGGCAAGACGGACGAAGTTCTGGAGGTGATGCGAAGCCAATATTATCTTTATGAGCATGATATGCGCTGGAAGAGACAAATATACGACAGCCGTAAATTTGTGGCCGAGCAGCTCTCCGGCGTGTCGCAGGTCATGGAGGATCTTGCAAGGGAAATCAAACGCGAGGGGCAGGCACTCTACCGGCAGGAAGCGCAAATCCGCGAAGCGCTGGAGAAGCTTGGCTTGTCCATCCACGGCATTGATATTGTGAGCCTTGATCCCGGGCGCGTGGAAATCGAAGTCGTTCACGCATACAACCGGGGCTTCGACGAATGCCGCAAAATGATTGCTCCGCTGCTGTCCGATATATTGGAGGAAAATATCTCGGTGAAGAGTGAAACGGCGATGCACAGCCGCGATGGGCTGTCGACCGTTACCTTCGGCTCGGCGAAAGCGTTCGAAGTCAGTACGGGCGTAGCCGGTGCGGCCAAGGGCGGGGACATGCTGTCGGGAGACAGCTTCAGCACCGTAGAGCTGGGCAACGGGACGTTCGCGGTTTCGATCAGCGACGGGATGGGCAACGGGGAGCGGGCGCGGATGGAGAGCAGCGCGGCGCTCGGCATGCTGGAGAAGCTGCTGCAGTCCGGCATGGACGAGAAGCTGGCGGTGAAGTCCGTGAATTCGGTTTTGCTGCTGCGCTCGCCGGAGGAATTTTACGCCACCGTGGACATGGCGCTGATTGACCAGTATTCGGCGCAGACCACCTTTATGAAGATTGCCTCGGCGCCGAGCTTTATTAAACGGGGGAGCGAAGTTATACCGATTACGGCAAGCAATCTTCCGATCGGCATCATTCAGGATATTGAGGTCGATTTCGTGACGATGCAGCTGCGTGCGGGCGATATTCTGATTATGATGACGGACGGCATTTACGATGCCCCAGGCTACGCCGTCAATAAGGAGGTGTGGATGAAGCGGATGATCCAGGAGCTGGAGAGCAGCGACCCTCAGGAAATTGCCGACAGTCTGCTTGAGAAGGTGATCCGCTACCAAGGCAATGAAATTCATGACGATATGACGATTGTAGTCAGCCGCGTTGATCATTTCCAGCCGGAATGGTCTACCCTGCATATGCCGGGACTCTCCCGGATGGAGCGGCCGCGCACAGTGAGCTGAACGGGAATCTGCTTTAGCCGCTTATTCCTCCCGCATTTCCCTGCGTTTGGAATCTCTCAACCCCGGGCATACTAGAGAAGAGAGATTTCATTTATAAGGCGGGAGGAATAATAACATGAAGCAAATTTTGCTCATAACCGACGGATGCTCCAATGTAGGGGAAAGTCCGGTGATGGCGGCGGCGCATGCTCTTCAGGACGGAATAACGGTGAATGTGATTGGAGTCGTCGACTATGGGACGATCGGCGAGCTCGGCAGCCGGGAGATTGAAGATATCGCCAAGGCGGGCGGCGGACTCAGCCGGATTGTCGGCACACCCCAACTGGCGCAGACGATGCAGATGATGACCCGGAAGACGGTGGTTCAAACGATTCAACAGGCGGTTAATAAGGAGGTGAAAAAAATTCTGGGCGATGGCTCCCTGGAGGATCTGCCTCCGGCCAAACGCTCCCAGGTTGTAACGGTAGTCGATGAACTCAGCGAGACGGCGCCGCTGCGGCTTGCGCTCCTGATCGATGCCAGCGCCAGCATGAAGCCGAAGCTCGCGGCGGTGGAAGATGCGATTCGCGATCTGGCGCTCAGCCTTGAAGCCCGGGAGGGTGTCAGCGAAATCTCCGTATTCCATTTTCCGGGCACTACGGGCGAACCAGCCGTGCTTGATATGGATTGGAGTACGAATGTATCGGATATCCGGGCGCTGTTCGGCAGAATCCGTATGAAAGGGGCGACGCCGACAGGTCCGGCGATTTTCAAGGTGCTTGAACATTTCCGGTATGGTACACTAAATGAACATCAAGGCCGCTTTGCGGCACACTCTGATGAAGGAGAAGGGATGCCTGGTGGGTATGTCGTCTAATCCGCCCCGTTCTCCCGGGGATGTCATTGTCGGCAAGTGGCGGGGCAACCGCTATGTCGTGGAACGGCTGCTCGGAAAAGGCG
This region of Paenibacillus sp. URB8-2 genomic DNA includes:
- a CDS encoding FtsB family cell division protein, which translates into the protein MNRSSPEMKQAGGSAAATGAKRRRLIWVVLMAIFFGWAGYIFFAQSALISDKRQELAQKQESSNQVNESLGQLKYEVSRLNDNEYIGQLARKWFNMYPKGEVPIRTEQSEQ
- a CDS encoding S1 domain-containing RNA-binding protein: MAIEVGTKLEGKVTGITHFGAFVDLSGGVTGLVHISEIADNYVKDVNDHLKINDVVTVKVINVDKDGKIGLSIKQAVDKPASEVHPPRAPRAPRPDRPSGGDRFGGGGGGGGYNRERGGRPFKPAAGKPSFEDKMSRFLKDSEERMSSLKKNTEGKRGGRGAKRV
- the spoIIE gene encoding stage II sporulation protein E: MGKSNVVNFQEWTRVEGGTEEEKAAWGERFRAWGKRQRILRMLDTRKWMLLLSFMGFLLGRAMILDELSPFAAAFFAIIVFMRKDCTLPAGAAILAGSLFTPFPGILIISAELIVFFLLYKGMEAYQRIDLAYAPVMVFVSSFMVGLFQTIIGPSLSWYPLMMTTLNALLAFVLTLVFLQALPVLTYRQKSRVLRNEEILCLIIMLASIMTGLVGWKISGLSLEHILSRYLILLFAMAGGAPLGAAVGVVTGLILSLADIGAIYQMSLLAFSGMLAGMLQGGRKGAVALGMLLGSSILSVYFSGPGDMMNSTWETCAAILLFLATPRGIIAAIAKYVPGTSDHSRSQHEYARRVRDITADRVTQFSQVFRQLSTSFGQIPSAGEAGKSSREMEHFMNAVTEETCSNCIRRSHCWDSKFYQTYKYMTDMMTAVEENPDISAARLPAEWARICGKTDEVLEVMRSQYYLYEHDMRWKRQIYDSRKFVAEQLSGVSQVMEDLAREIKREGQALYRQEAQIREALEKLGLSIHGIDIVSLDPGRVEIEVVHAYNRGFDECRKMIAPLLSDILEENISVKSETAMHSRDGLSTVTFGSAKAFEVSTGVAGAAKGGDMLSGDSFSTVELGNGTFAVSISDGMGNGERARMESSAALGMLEKLLQSGMDEKLAVKSVNSVLLLRSPEEFYATVDMALIDQYSAQTTFMKIASAPSFIKRGSEVIPITASNLPIGIIQDIEVDFVTMQLRAGDILIMMTDGIYDAPGYAVNKEVWMKRMIQELESSDPQEIADSLLEKVIRYQGNEIHDDMTIVVSRVDHFQPEWSTLHMPGLSRMERPRTVS